A part of Chryseobacterium shigense genomic DNA contains:
- a CDS encoding S9 family peptidase, which translates to MKKILLTLTVAVAFHNVSAQEITLDKIYSGYYRGKGIAGIASMKNGENYLVIEPTGIAKYSYKTSQKEGNIVDGKFESYEFSDDESKILLLKESQPIYRHSFLGNFDVKDLKSGKTISLNDGKTVQEPRFSPDATKVAFIAENNLFYQDLSSGKITQITSDGKKNSIINGLADWVYEEEFGHARQYEWTKNSDAIVFVKSDESQVPEIYIPIYGKTLYPAEMRYKYPKAGEKNAIVSAQLYRIDSGKTTPINLSSFKNYYIPNVIQTAQPDEIVLITSERIQNASDILKVNTKTGAVQKLFTETDDKWIDTDSPTLEFLEDDSFLWASERDGNRHLYWYDKEGKLKKQVTKGNWEVTDYYGFNPKSKEIYVQTTEKGSINKVVSKVNIENGKSQLISNADGNNSANFSKNYSYFIETSSTAAKPYTYVLKDGNGKTVKELQNNNEQLQKLKADHFADKEFLTIPNAAGDQMNAWIMKPKNFDPNKKYPLFMYQYSGPGSQQVANSWDQGNALWFNHLVQKGYIVACVDGRGTGYKGAKFKKVTYMNMGKYEIEDQITAAKWFGNQSYIDKTRIGMFGWSYGGYMTSLAMTKGADVFKAGIAVAPVTNWRYYDSVYTERFMRTPQENADGYDKNSPTEYANLLKGKFLLIHGTADDNVHFQNSMEFSEALIQNKKQFEFMAYPDKNHGIYGGQTRPQLYQKMTDFILNNL; encoded by the coding sequence ATGAAAAAAATACTCTTAACTCTTACTGTGGCCGTAGCATTCCATAATGTATCTGCACAGGAAATCACTTTAGATAAAATATATTCAGGATATTACCGTGGAAAAGGTATTGCAGGTATTGCATCCATGAAGAACGGAGAAAACTATCTGGTTATTGAACCAACGGGAATTGCCAAATATTCTTACAAAACTTCACAAAAAGAAGGAAATATTGTAGACGGTAAATTTGAAAGTTATGAATTTTCAGATGATGAATCAAAAATTCTTCTCTTAAAGGAAAGCCAGCCAATTTACAGACATTCTTTTCTTGGAAATTTTGATGTGAAAGATCTGAAATCGGGGAAAACAATCAGCCTGAATGACGGTAAAACAGTTCAGGAACCAAGATTTTCACCGGATGCCACCAAAGTTGCATTCATTGCAGAAAACAATTTATTTTATCAGGACCTTAGTTCGGGAAAAATTACCCAGATCACCAGTGACGGGAAGAAGAATTCTATTATCAACGGGCTTGCAGACTGGGTGTATGAAGAAGAGTTCGGGCATGCAAGACAGTACGAATGGACAAAAAATTCGGATGCCATTGTATTTGTAAAATCCGATGAAAGCCAGGTTCCGGAAATCTATATTCCTATTTACGGAAAAACTCTTTACCCGGCAGAAATGCGTTACAAATATCCTAAGGCAGGAGAAAAAAACGCTATAGTTTCTGCACAGCTGTACCGTATTGATTCAGGAAAAACAACGCCGATCAATTTAAGTTCTTTTAAAAATTATTACATCCCGAATGTGATCCAGACAGCACAACCTGACGAGATTGTCTTAATTACTTCCGAAAGAATTCAGAATGCTTCAGATATTTTAAAAGTGAATACCAAAACAGGAGCCGTTCAAAAGCTTTTCACGGAAACGGATGACAAATGGATCGATACGGACAGCCCTACCCTTGAATTCCTTGAAGATGATTCTTTCCTTTGGGCTTCCGAAAGAGACGGGAACCGCCATTTATATTGGTACGACAAGGAGGGAAAACTCAAAAAACAGGTTACAAAAGGAAACTGGGAAGTAACCGATTATTACGGATTCAATCCAAAATCTAAGGAAATTTATGTTCAGACCACTGAAAAAGGAAGTATTAACAAAGTAGTTTCCAAAGTTAATATTGAAAACGGAAAGTCCCAGCTGATCTCCAATGCAGATGGAAACAACTCTGCGAACTTCAGCAAGAATTACAGCTACTTCATTGAAACCTCTTCTACCGCAGCAAAACCTTACACTTATGTTTTAAAAGACGGGAACGGTAAAACAGTAAAAGAGCTTCAGAACAACAACGAACAGCTGCAGAAACTGAAAGCAGACCATTTTGCAGATAAAGAATTCCTTACCATTCCAAACGCTGCAGGCGATCAGATGAATGCATGGATCATGAAGCCAAAAAACTTTGATCCTAATAAAAAATATCCGCTATTTATGTATCAGTATTCCGGGCCGGGATCACAACAGGTTGCCAATTCCTGGGATCAGGGAAATGCATTGTGGTTTAATCATCTGGTACAGAAAGGTTATATCGTTGCCTGTGTAGATGGTCGTGGAACCGGTTATAAAGGAGCCAAGTTCAAGAAAGTTACTTACATGAACATGGGTAAATATGAGATAGAAGATCAGATTACTGCAGCAAAATGGTTCGGAAACCAGTCTTATATCGACAAAACAAGAATCGGAATGTTCGGATGGAGCTACGGAGGCTATATGACAAGTTTGGCAATGACAAAAGGAGCCGATGTTTTCAAAGCCGGAATTGCTGTAGCGCCGGTAACCAACTGGAGATATTATGATTCCGTATACACGGAAAGATTCATGAGAACACCTCAGGAAAATGCTGACGGATATGATAAAAATTCTCCAACGGAGTACGCCAATTTATTAAAAGGCAAATTTTTATTGATTCACGGAACTGCAGATGACAATGTACATTTCCAGAATTCTATGGAGTTCTCTGAAGCCTTGATCCAAAACAAAAAACAATTTGAGTTCATGGCTTATCCGGACAAAAACCACGGGATTTATGGAGGCCAGACAAGACCTCAACTGTACCAGAAAATGACGGATTTTATTTTGAATAATTTATAG